Within the Gloeocapsa sp. DLM2.Bin57 genome, the region ACCATATTTATCTAAAATCCTTGTGGGGAAATCAGTTAAATTAAAAGTAATGATTTGAGCATTAACCTGAATCGCCGCGGCTAGAATATGTCTATCTTTTGCATCTGGTAAAGTCAGATTTTGGTTGACATCCTCCCGGAATCTTTAGGTCGGGGATTCTGAACAGACAATTGCTTGTCCGTTTATCCACTCAAACAGACTTAGCTGTAGAGGGTTCTTAGGCTCAACAACTAACGCCATTGAGATTTCCTGACTATTTCTAGCCAAACCTGTTAGTTCAGGTTTAAGCGTGACTTCCTGAGTAACTCCCAGTAGCTTGGACAAACCTAGTCCAAGAAGTTCTAATCCTTTCTTGCCTATATTAATTGCAGCTTGATTGTCAGCATCAGCTATGAACCCACAATTAGTACAAGTAAATTTTTCTTTTACCCTACTTGCAGAATCAACATGACCACAATTAGAACAGGTTTGAGACGTGAATTTAGGGTTAACTTCTAATACGATACAACCAAACTTTTCAGCTACAGATTGTATCTTTAATTTCAAGTTGCCCCAGGAACAATCTCTAATCAACCTATTTAAAGCTTGTTTTGCTGCTTGATTATTCTTAATGTATTTGCCTGCCTCATTTTGTTTAGGTGAGCATCTTTTGCTCATACCCTTAACATTTAAATCTTCCAATATAATTACATCAGCTAATCTAACTAGTCTATTTGCTACTTTCCATTGGTAATCATCCCTTTGGTTAACTATTTTTTGGTCAATTTTAGCTAATCTTTGATATGCTTTTTTCTGATTACTTGACCCTCTTTTTTTACGACTAGCTCGACGTTGTCTAATTCTTTTAACTCGCTCTAGTTGTTTCTCAAACTGTGGGTTACTTATTTGTTCCCCATTGCTTAGAGCAACTAGCTTTTTAATCCCTGTTCTAAAAGTGTAATCAAGTAAGGACGGGAAACATTTAAAAGTTCTGCCGCTTTATCAGTAGTTAATTCAGCACTAATTAGGGTAATAGATATAGCATTACCTTGATTTATTTGTAAGAGTAAGTTTTTTAAACCAGTTATAGCTGTAGCAGATAGGGAAAAAGTAACACCTGATTCTGTTTGGATGTGAATCTGTTCGCCATGAAGATTAGATAGAAGAGTTCGTGCTTCTTCAGCTTCTTGTGCAGTGGGTATAATCAAATTGTGGTGGCTTAATGAACTCATTATGAACACATGAAAGTGAGTAATCTAGTTTACTTACAATCTAGCGAATAAATGCAATAAGTGCAATAAAGCACCAAGGACAGGTAAAAAAAGCCTTGGTGCATTTGATGATGTTCAAACGAGCTACTACTTATTTAGATGTACTAAACCGTTTTTCTCACTAGAGTAAGGAGTTGGTAAAAATTTAAGCTTTGTTGGCTGTGGAGAGACTTTGTTGTCTTCTAACAAAGATATACCACTTTTAATAATAGCTTTGAGAATAGGACGACCTAATTTCACTGATGCAGGAACAATAGTAGTACCTAATAAAATTAATCCTAATCCCGCTAAAGCTGTAGTGTCACCTGATTTGTAATCGTCTAGTATTTCTTTAAGATGGAAACTTACTACCGATCTATCCCAATGAACAATTGACATGATTTTTTCTCCTGGTGCAATTGCTACTAATTCTAACAAATCTTGAGAAAAGTTCTTATTAACTTTGACAGGGTTTTGAGACAAGACGATGTTTACCGTGACGGTGTCGATGACCTTTTGAGCGGGAGAATTGGTGTGTTTCTCCTACACAACGAGAGAAAGCGCGAAGGTGATTTTCAAAGAGAAGCTCTTTTTAGATTGAGAAAGACGCGTTGTACATCAGGATATTCCGTGGTTAGAGCTAATAATCTGTTAGACATTATTTCATTTTCTCTTTCGGCGATAACACCTTGTTGACAAGCTTCTAAGACGGAATCAGGTGCAGTTACTCGCTCTGCCCAATTATCGATAGGAATAGTCAAATTATACTTGCGAAAAAGTCGCACTAACGCCTGAATGTGTCTTTCTTCCGATTGGACAATATTAATGAATGGTCGAATTGGTGCAAATTTTTCGATAACGAGACTATAAGTCGCACGAGCTTTATATTCGTCTTGGATTGCTTCTACAAGTGCTTTTTCGAGCTTATTTAACATAATTTTCGATTTGATGTTGAGCTAAAGGTCGTAAACTATTCAAACCTGCGGCGATCGCTGTACCATTATGAATAGTAGTAGCCAAAAGAGGGTTAAGTCCGACGGTAGAGGCTAAACCCAAAGCGAGTAAATTAGGACCTACTACCAATAGTATATTTTGGTCGATGAGATTTCTGGTTTCTCTAGCGATCGCGATAGCTTCGAGAATGCTATTAAGGTTATTATTCATTAGAACCACGTCTGCTGTTTCTCTAGCTACTTCTGAACCATGAGCAAAAGAGATAGAGACGTCAGCATAAGCTAAAGCTACTGAGTCATTGAGTCCATCTCCTACAAAAGCGACTGTTCTTCCTGAGCGATGTAAATCGCGGACAATTTGCGCTTTTTGTTCGGGGAAAGCTTCCGCATATACTTGAGTTTTGGGAATATTGAGAGCATGGGCTACTTGCATAGCGCGTTCTTGATTATCTCCTGTTAATAAATGAACAGATATTCCCCAATCTTGTTGTAGCTTAGTAATCAGGGCTGAACTTTCAGGACGCAAGGGATCAGCGTATTGGATAACTCCTTGAAACTGACCATCACAAGCCACGTAGATTAGAGATAGTTCTTCACCAGAGTAGGAAAATCCCTCTAAGTCTATATCTTGTTGTTTCAGGAATCTTTCACTACCTATTAACACGGTTTTACCCGCGATCGTCGCTGTCATACCTAACCCTACGCTATATTCCCAATTTTCCCGAGGGAGAATTTCTATACCTTGATCTTGAGCAAAAACGGCGATCGCTTCAGCGAGAGGGTGAGTTATGCGCTGTTCTGCTGATGCTGCTAACTGTAATAAATCATGCTCTGATAGTCTTCCTGCTACGGTTTGGATACCTACTACTACTACTTCTCCTCGGGTGAGAGTACCTGTTTTATCAAAAACGAAGGTATCTATTTCTGAGAGTAACTCTAGGGTGCGTCCACTACGTACTAAAATACCATGTCTGGTAATATGATTTAATGCTCCTAGAAAAGCGGTAGGGATAGATACTCTAATTCCCGTGACAAAGTCGAGGGTAAGAATAGAAGCAACTCTACTAGGATCTCGGGTTGTTACCCAAACCAATCCCGCCCAAGTCAGAGAGGGTATAATCAGTTTATCGGCTAGTTTAGCTGCATAATTAGCCATACGGGTATCATGAACTGGAGCTTTTTGCAGTAATTCCCAACTAGCTGCAGCGCGGGTTTGATAACCGACTTTTTCGGTAGAAATATGGATTTGACCTGAACGTAACAGGGTAGAAGCATAGACATAAGTTCCCGTTTGAGCGACAATAGGCATCGATTCCCCTGTAAGTTGTTGTTGATCGATGGTTGCTTCTCCTTTGAGCACTACTCCATCTACGGGAATCTGTTCACCTGGATAGACTATGACTATCTCTTCGGGAATAACGCAGTCACTGTTGATTTGGATAAGTTTTCCTTCTCTTTCTACCCAAGCATAACGCCCAATGGTGTCTAGTAACTCGGCAGTTTGTCTTTCTGTAGCTCTAGCGGTGCGATCGCGGATTAAGTCTCCTAATTCATGAAGAGTTATCATCAGTGCAGGGGTAATCAATCTTCCCTGTAAACCGCTAAAAACAATCGCTAACAAGTCTAAACAGTCAATATTGAGTTTTTGCTCTCGAAAGATGTTGTTAACAGCTCTTTGCGCTACAGGAAGGGTAGCAGCGATAAGTGAAGCGATCGCCCCTACACGTAAAAAAGGTAGTCCGAGTTGCCTACTTGTTACAGCAAGACTGACAGCTACGAGAGGAAGGGTAAGACTCGACCATTCTTCCTCTTGTAGTTTGGGTGAAGAAGATAAAGAGGAGGGTTTTTGACCAGCTTCGGCTAAAATTTCCTGTAATTGTGGAATAATATCCTGATTTTCCCTTTGATGATAATGAATCACCACCGAAGTTGCCCAAGTATTAATCCGAAACTTTTTAATCCATGTTTCTGCTGTTAATAATTCTACCAAACGATTAGTAAAGGCTTTATTTTCCAACAGAGGAACTCTTAATCTTAACCTTCCTGGTAAGATATGGATAACTTCTGATTGAGATTCTAATACAAGTCCTGTCATCATCTACTAAATTTGATTATTTTCTACACCAGGAGAGGTGATTGTTTCTTCTGCTTCTGCTCTACTGATAATATTCAATAGCTGCATACCTAATTCCATTTCTGATGCTCCCGAGGCTTCATAATTAATTGCTACTGAAGCTGCGGCTTGATTTACTCTAACTTTGAGTACATATTCATTTTCGTTGAGTAATCTTTCTAACCGTTTAGCAAATAAGGTGTCATCCCTTAAACGTTCAATCTTTAAACGGATTCTTCCAGGTACTGAATGAATAATGCTATAACCTTGAGCAATTTCGTTGTTTTGCTTTTGGTTATTCTCTTCTGGTGGTGTTGTGGTTGATTCTGTTTGAGTTTTTTTAAGCTGTTGAAAAATTTGTCGAGATATTCCCGCGATTAACAAATTAGCCAACAAAGCGTTAGCGCCTCTTAATCCTAAACGACTAGTAGCAAATATGCCAATTACCACAGGTAGAATCATCTCAATTTCTTGATGTTCTTGTAAAAATTCGGCTACTTTAGCTTCTGTTGCTTCTTCGGTTTGATTGTTTAATGTTGATACGGTTAATTCAGTCATTTTTCTCCTCATCTACTGTTTCAACTACGAGAGCGTCTGCTTCTTGTTTGCGTAAACTTAGGTGAAATCCATTGAGTAGGATATCAATTGGGTGACCCATTGAACCTACCTTAAGCACGGTAAATTCTGCTCCTGGAGTTAATCCCATCGAAACTAATTTTCCTCTGTAACCCCATCTCGCCTTGTCGTACCCTACAACTATACATCTTGTACCCTCTGGCATTTCTCCTAAGAATGTTTTGATATTGCTTTCTGCTGTAAAAGGTTCATCTCTAACCCAAACTTTTTGAGCTAATCCTGCTCCTATACCGATTTGCTTATTGTTCATTTTTACTACAACTGAACCACTTGGTTGACGGCTAACTATTGTTACTTCCATCCCCGTAGTTAATCCCATTGATAAGAGATGCTCCATGCTTTTTTTTCCTTGAGATCCAATTAACCAGACTCGTTTACCTATTGCAGCTTCTGCTAAGGGGTAACCAGATCCAGGATTTACCCCTTCTTCTTGCTCACTAGATCCACCAAAGTAAGAAAAACTCCAACTTTGCTGACTGTCATTTATCTGCCAATCCATTTAACCACCTTTTTGCTAGTTATTTTTAATAAATTTTTTCTGTAAAAATTGATAATCGTGAGAATATCGGTCTTGATTGGCTCAAATGCCTACCAAAACATGATTTTTTCGAGTGTAGCATTAAACTACTTGCTAACTCGAGTAATAACTAATTAGTAATTATTCTCAAGTATATCTTAAGATTATACCTAAAGGAAGCAAAATTTTCCTTAAGAATTTCTTAAATATGAAATCTAGTTAAATCTTAAGGTTTTTTCTAGAATTGTCTATCGAATCACTGATCTATACTAAAGTTAGTGAGCAAAAGTATGGCTCTCCCTATATTTAGGTTGATAAGCATTCACTTACTATAGAGAAAAGGGAAGAGGGAAGAGGTAAAAGGGAAAAAAGTGTAATTTTGTCAGGAGTGCGCTTTCGCACCGCAGAGACAACTTAACTCCTACCGAAAGAGCTTGTTATTTTAAATCTACACGAGGAAAGTAGAAATGGTACAATTGAATTATTCTAGCCAAGAATCCGAGAACTTGGCTTATACAGGAAATGAAACTATTCCCCAACAGCATCTGATTCAACCCCACGGGGTGTTAATGGTATTAAGTGAACCAGAATTAACTATAGTACAAATCACAGCCAATGCTTCTAGACTATTTGGTCTAAGATTAGAAGATATACTAGGTCAAACCCTAGACGACTTATTAGATCCATTTCAAACAGAAGGAATTAAACAGGGATTAGCTCAAGATAATCTAGACTTTATCAATCCTACCAAAGTATGGGCAAGAAAAAGCGGAGATGAA harbors:
- a CDS encoding ferrous iron transport protein A; the encoded protein is MDWQINDSQQSWSFSYFGGSSEQEEGVNPGSGYPLAEAAIGKRVWLIGSQGKKSMEHLLSMGLTTGMEVTIVSRQPSGSVVVKMNNKQIGIGAGLAQKVWVRDEPFTAESNIKTFLGEMPEGTRCIVVGYDKARWGYRGKLVSMGLTPGAEFTVLKVGSMGHPIDILLNGFHLSLRKQEADALVVETVDEEKND
- a CDS encoding metal ABC transporter ATPase is translated as MTELTVSTLNNQTEEATEAKVAEFLQEHQEIEMILPVVIGIFATSRLGLRGANALLANLLIAGISRQIFQQLKKTQTESTTTPPEENNQKQNNEIAQGYSIIHSVPGRIRLKIERLRDDTLFAKRLERLLNENEYVLKVRVNQAAASVAINYEASGASEMELGMQLLNIISRAEAEETITSPGVENNQI
- the cadA gene encoding cadmium-translocating P-type ATPase yields the protein MTGLVLESQSEVIHILPGRLRLRVPLLENKAFTNRLVELLTAETWIKKFRINTWATSVVIHYHQRENQDIIPQLQEILAEAGQKPSSLSSSPKLQEEEWSSLTLPLVAVSLAVTSRQLGLPFLRVGAIASLIAATLPVAQRAVNNIFREQKLNIDCLDLLAIVFSGLQGRLITPALMITLHELGDLIRDRTARATERQTAELLDTIGRYAWVEREGKLIQINSDCVIPEEIVIVYPGEQIPVDGVVLKGEATIDQQQLTGESMPIVAQTGTYVYASTLLRSGQIHISTEKVGYQTRAAASWELLQKAPVHDTRMANYAAKLADKLIIPSLTWAGLVWVTTRDPSRVASILTLDFVTGIRVSIPTAFLGALNHITRHGILVRSGRTLELLSEIDTFVFDKTGTLTRGEVVVVGIQTVAGRLSEHDLLQLAASAEQRITHPLAEAIAVFAQDQGIEILPRENWEYSVGLGMTATIAGKTVLIGSERFLKQQDIDLEGFSYSGEELSLIYVACDGQFQGVIQYADPLRPESSALITKLQQDWGISVHLLTGDNQERAMQVAHALNIPKTQVYAEAFPEQKAQIVRDLHRSGRTVAFVGDGLNDSVALAYADVSISFAHGSEVARETADVVLMNNNLNSILEAIAIARETRNLIDQNILLVVGPNLLALGLASTVGLNPLLATTIHNGTAIAAGLNSLRPLAQHQIENYVK